CAACGACAGGAACGGCCGAATCCGGCCTTAATAAGAGACCAAGTGTGTTATGTTGGCACGACGGGAGACCTGTTTGCCAGTGTTTGGCTCTCGGCCCATTCCATACCAGTACACTCCAGGCAGAAGTCGATTGTTTTGCAACCCTGTCCGTGCAGATATTCAACAGGGGCAGACGGGCAAACCTCCCGAACTCGCCGCTATCTCTTCAGTTGGTTGAGGGTTTCGTTGCGGGCAGGCGAGTGGGGCattggaccctttcagatcCGCGGGCAAGGCCAGCCCGCGCCGGACCCTGGCACGTCCATGGTCTGAGTTGTGTTTGGCACTCACCGAGGCATGCACTGGGTTCCTCCTTTCCAGGGTTTCCAGGGGTTGCCATTGGACCAGAGGCAGACAGGAGTTTTGACAGCGTCGACTCATCAAATCCACGTCGACACGGCCGAATGTTTCGATATCTCTGGCGGCACCGGCTTCGTGCGCACCTCTAATCACCTGCGGACCGTCCAGTGGAATGTTTGGGCGCACGGATCACGTAACCGTATCCTCTCGTACTGCGTACCCATCCGTACCTGGACTGTGTAtgtaatgtatgtatgtatgtatgtactccgtacgtacgtacagtacatagtaCATGAATACAGAGTCGTACAGTTAGCGAGCTGTTTGAGAGGGGACTTCTGAGGACGACCGGCGCCGGCTCCGACCGGCCGGTGGCCAGCGCGACGTTTGGCCCGCCGTCGTTGATCGGTTGGAGGGAATGAGACAGACGCACTTAACCGGCCCGTCACGAATCGACCCGACACACCAGGCACAGTCGGGCTTCGGGACAGAAACACACAGCACCGCCATTAGCGGAGCTTCACACGGCCTGTCGGCCGACCCTGATTCCGCCCCAGCTCTGGCGCAGTACATTCGGTTGTCCTCGCCCGATTGCGAGTCCTTGGATCGCGGGGCCTACCCTTTTGGGGCAACCCACTGACGGCTAGGAGAGAGGGGCGCCGGTGCGGGTGCAATTTGGAGAAACCTGGAGTTGCATTTAGCGCAGGGTCCATCCTGGAGGTTCTGTCCTTCAAACCCACCTAATGCCGCCCAGCCCCAACAAGCCCTGGGTAATCTCCCACCCACTGTGATGTCCAGCAGGTTAATCGCGGGAATGAGGCAAGAAAATAGGAGCCGACAATAATAAGTCCACAGTGCATATCAGGGTTGAGAATGGGAGCCAGTCGGCAGGCTGAGCAAGTTCAAGCACGAGAGCAGTCTCTCAGCGAGAACTTCGAGGCGAAGTCGAGAAGCAACTGGGAGAAGCCAGTTGGATTGTGAGTTGGCCTCAGCGTCGCCAAGAGGGACTAGCCCGCAGCTCCACCAAGCACTCCAGTTCCCCTTACACTACGAACCCATGTCGATTTGCGGCGGGAAAACATCTCTGCAAAATGAGCCGCGCGCCTTGTGCAAATACCGTTGACTCGTCACTGTTCGTCAACCATGAGGTCGGGCGGAACGGAGATCGATCAATTTGGCGAGCTGTTATCGATTCATCCTTGGCCTCTGTGGACCGTGAAGTCCGGCGCTGATTGACCATTCCTTCGCTAATGACGGTCCCCAAAAATTCCCCGCCATGCAATACTGTTCAGCAGCAACCGCCACTAGCGGTAGCCTGGTATTGGTAAGATTGGTAAGGGAAACTGAGAAGCTCATTGTCCTCCAGCGACCATCAGTCAACCAGTCTTGGAGTCGCCGAGGCTGACGAAAGCCTGGCTTTGAAGGACAAGAGAATTCACTATTCCAAAGTGGTGACAAAGGCAGACCCTCACGTGGATACTTTAGCAGTATGTATGGACGTACATTGGGACGAATACTTGGTTTTTTCTCAAGATTATCTCCTCCAGGACTGGCTGGTGGATCGAGGACCGCTGACTCCGCACCACCACTCTAAAAACCTCGGTGTCTGGCCCAGTTTGCAGCATGCAAAGCCATCTCTGGTTGGGAATCACGCACGCCACAATACCCTCAAAAAAGGTGACAGAAAAAAACGCAGATAACAGTCAGCAACGCAGAATGCTTCGTTCGCTCGTATGGTAAGGGAGGGTGAAATCGAAGAGGAAAGAATTGCAACACATCGGGGAATCATTCACTCAAAGGGACGTGGGGTGCCCTCCCTGGCTTTGTCGCACGCCCCCTCCTTGAACTGCATGCAAACACCCCGAAGGGAACATGGGCTCGTGTAGGgacaccccccccccctcctttttCCCTGATTCCGATTCGAACTCGCTTCGCCTGCTACTCCGTATGGATGTGCGGTTCCTCAGCCAATCTGCGCGcaatgtacggagtagtaggGTATGGTAATGCACGGTCAGACATGGGACATGGGgctgtatgtacggattactgtgtagtgtacatacatgctgCGGACAGGCTACCCTGCACACggattttttttattttacCTGCATCTCACCAAGTCGGACTATCTCTCGATTTCCACTGTGCCGAAGGCCACGCAGCAAGGGAGGTACATACATCCTCGTCAAAAACCCAGTGCAGGCCGACGGGTGACAGTACGGGGGTTAGGTGCTGCACCCTTGAGATTGCATCGCACCCTGGCGGGCTTGTTCGGAGCACAATCGTTACATGCAGAGAACGCCTGCCGAGCCGCGGCGCAGTAGTGTACTTTCAAGGTACCATCTTCTTCAAGAGTTCTCGCCTCTTcaaccccccctccctcATACTTGTTCCCACCTACAGATACATTGGTTTCCGGGACCTGTTAAGTAACAGTCTCAATGCCTGTCCTACCTCCTGCTTTCGCTTGCCTTCCACTTGCACCTGCCTATATATCCCGTCGTTCCTTCCCGAGTCTAGACCTCCCGGAGTTCTAGGACACCTCACCTTTTGTTCTTTCCTCTCGTTGTCTTCTTTTCGTCCTCGGACATAATAGCAACCACCCGGCCTCTGCAATGGCCTTGCTCCATTAAGCCCCCGCCATCTCGTCCTTTTTTGCCTGTCTATCATTCTCGGCATCCGCCATTGTCTCGGCAGGAGTAGCCTACGTCGGTCGTTTTATCTGCCTCCTGCCGTAGCTTGAGCCCTGGATGCGGCCGCTTTTGTGAACGCCACACGAACGCTCCTGCCTTACCCTGAGAGGTACCCGATGCGGGAGAGCCTTCATAGCAGTCCCATCCCTTCCCGCCTTCCCAACGACCCACGGCCCAGGTTCGGCCTTGATTCTGTCCATGACACGGCGGTGCCGTCTCTGCCTCGTCAGACCAGCTGCTCTCGCTCATGCCCGACCCGGCTTGGTCTAACTTGCTACCCTTGAGACCGTCTCCGGAACCTGGATCACACCGTCTGTTTTTCCTTGCCGACTCGCACCCCGGCGTGAGGTGCTCGCGCATGCCCACGAGGCAAAAAGGGAGATAAACCCTGGACAGCTCGATATTGCTTTGCAAGAACCACGGCCACAAACTCGCCCTTTTTATTTTCTACGCTTGCTCGTTCCGGCATCATGGCTACATTAATGGACCTCATGTTTCCCCGCCTAGATTTTCTCTGGTCTACGAGATTTTGGGCCATTTTTCATACGGTACTCTGGTATGATGGCTTTCCCTAGCCTAGCACAACCCTTCCCTCCACGCCACTCGTTCAAGAGGCTAAAACGATGCTGCAGGCTTTGGCGCTACGTTCGACTGATTGTTCACTGCATCAGCCATTGGGCTTACAAATCGAAGGAGCCAAACTGGGAAAACCCGAGGTACACATCCCAGGATGTCACGGTGGTCATCCCTACCATCCATAACCGCCCCGAAGAGCTGCGCCCCTCACTCGAGAGCATCCTGGCCTGTAAGCCGGCGAAATTGGTTCTCGTGACGACGTGGAACAAGCACGAGGCGCTGAGCCGGGTGGCGGCGACCCTGCGCATGCCGGATCCTGCTTCTCCGGTCGAGATCGAAGTGCTGCATGTCGATAAGGCGAACAAGCGCCTACAGGTCTGCAAAGCGCTGGAAGATGACCACGTCAGGACGTCAATCACGGTCATGGCCGATGACGACGTGGAGTGGCCGTCGACCTTGATGCCCTGGCTCCTCGCACCGTTCGAGGACGACCGGATGGGCGGGGTGGGAACTTGCCAACGGGTGAAGCGCGTCGTCGATGGAGATATCATGACGCGCATCTTCAACTGGCTGGGGGCGGCCTACATCGAGCGACGCAATTTCGAGATCTCAGCGACGCATAACATCGACGGCGGGACGTCGTGCATGTCCGGGCGCACGGGTGCTTACCGGACCGAGATCTTAAAAAGCTACAGTTTCTTGGACAACTTCAAGAATGAAAAGTGGGGAAGGTACATCCTcaacgccgacgacgacaactTTGTGACTCGGTGGCTGGTCGCTCACCAGTGGGAGACTTGGATCCAGTATAATTCTGAGTGTGAGATCGAGACGACGCTCGAAAACAGCACCAAGTTCCTCTACCAGTGCTCCCGCTGGGCAAGGAGCAACTGGAGAAGCAACTGGACCAGTCTGGTGCGCGAGAGATACGTGTGGACGTAGGTCATCCCCCGCCCCACCGAGGCGCCGCCCCCCCTTTTTGTTTTGGGAaaaaccttttttttttgaaaaaaaaaagaaagaaagaaaataatttttatttttttggCTCCTGGACGGCTGAACTGACCTCTTGCACAGCCAGCAGCCGTGGTGCACCTACGCGCTACATCTTACGACCTTCACCTCTCTGGCTTTCGTGGTCGACCCTCTCTTGCTCTTCTCTTGCTGGTGGGGCACGGAGAATTGGGAGCCTAGGAATCGACACATTCTGCTCTGGGCGGAAATCGCATTCATGTTTGGTTTTACCAAGGTAGTGAAGCTGGTTGGTTTATTTCGAAAGAATCCGAGAGACATCGTCTTTCTTCCGGTGTCCATTGTGTTTGGCTACTTCCACGGCCTGATCAAGTTGTGGGCACTCTTCACGCTCAAGAAGGTAAATACTGGGtgctctcctcctcctctttccCACACAACTCCCTTCTAACGGAAACACAGACATCCTGGGGCAGCCGAGAGGATGGTGATGAGCACAACACTTTCCGCTTGCAGGAGAAGCCTCGTCCCAGTCAGAGCATGGCGACGCCGCCTTACGGACCAGACTTGCCAAAGGCGATCAAATACCCGAGATTGTCGCAACCCCGCCGCGTGGCTGCGTGCTCAGAAAAGCGGAAGCCTATTGGTTGCATGTCTCCGGCGGAAGCTCCCTACCAGCAAACGGCCAAACTTCCAGTGCACTGAGGTAGCACCACCAACCGGCAGCGGCTACTGCTGACTTACTAAAGGGCCGTAGACTGTCTCCAACAGGGAGGCGCGTCTCACCCACCTGGCTCGATGAATGATAACGACTCATGGCTGAATGAACACCGGATTTCGTTTGGGTCTCCCATTGGCACCACGGATACAGGGTCGAGGTTGAACAGGACTCGACCGGGTCATGGAATGTTTCTAGGCATCTAGGCCAGCCATTTCTGGGCGCATCTTCATTTTCAAGGCACCGTGATATAAACAGGAATCGGGGCTTTGTCGGGGGTGGAAACACAAAAAGTTTACGCCTTTGGGATTTCCTAATTTCTCTTTCCTCCACATTTCCTCCTCGGAAAAAGGGAACCAGCTGCCATGCGGAACGGGAAGCCGATGACCCAAAATCATAATGATATTGGTAAAGAGGCAATGGGAGGATTGAACGCAAGAAGCAGGGATATTCGGCCTCTCCGGTGCATAGAATGCACGGAAtatctttttttcttttcttccattccttctctttctctcctggtttcttcttgttcgttccgtctatttttCTGTCCTATTTTTCTCCTCTCTTGGGTTGGGACggtaattaaaaaaaaaggggcgTGGCGAAGTCAAAGTGATTCCGGCGTGGGAAAATCAGTCACGGGGGAAAAGACGAGACGAGATCAGGAAACGTGTCGCACTAGAGAGTAGACTAGACCGACGCGACTACTAGTAATCGCTACACATTTACACCGTTTCGAGAAAGTAAGAGATACTAGTACATAGAACGGGAGTAAGGCTACCGAAACGGCAAATGCTTCGTGTCCCGTGACGTGGACGCTGCGAACTTGACGATGATGGATCCTGCCGACAAGGATCTTGGTTCACAGAGAGATTCCTGAACCATTTGGCCAATCAGAAATGGGTTGCCGTCCCGATTGGGATATCAGCAGCTGATCCTTGCTGTGGCCAGGTAGCGCGAATCAGGCCAATGCACGCCATCGTGCGTTTGCCGTTGGGCGTGGGACAGGCTTTCTGAGGACCACCAGAGCGGGCCCAGGTGGCACAGCATCGTCCAGGCGACACTACATACGCAACGCTAGCGTAGTGCACCGTAGTAGTGAATGTACTGTGCAGGTCAGGGTCCGCCGACACGACGGCGCCTTTGCCGCAGAGGGGCGTTCCCATCCGGTTCCTGAGTCCGGGGAGCTTGAATCTGACCATGACCGAGTGTGATGAGATATATATGGTATAAGTAAAGGTATTAAGGTAAGTAGGTACCCGTATATAGGTGCTGGAAGGTACCTTGATAGATggtatacggattacaccaCCAAATCTTCAAGCGTACCTGACTTACCAGGTAACTACCTAGGGAGGAGGGTAGGTGCCTTGGCCATCCAGACCTCACGGTAGCTAAGGCATCCCTACAGTTTTCCTGACAGACGCGGCAACTCTCCACGAGAGACGTAACCTATGGCAGAACTTTACTGGGGGGCTCGAAACAAGCCGTGGCCTGGTCAAGGCGTACCTCATCGGGAATGACGAACCTGGATCCGGGACCCCTCCCCCACGTTCCATCCTTGTTCATCACTTGCAGATGCGCCGGTCATGGACTACCCTGACAGGCACCTCGCATGAACGATCTCGCAGCTTACCAACGCGATTGGCTACCCCCCGCAGAAGAGCGATCAGGGACGGTACTAGGACTACAAGTAGTACTTGAAAGAGGTAGTCACTGGAATCGCCGTGGATGTGGATGGGGTGGCGGCGCTTGGATCGAATCGCAGCTCCCCTGCATTTGCTTCCAGGTTCCAGTATCCTTCTCGAGCACACCAGGCAGCCAAGGCAGCCAAGGCAGCCTAGGCTTCAAGTTCCATTTGTGGCCGAGACCCCTCCTACTCAACCCGCATTGCGCAGTTTCTGTTGTCACCCACAATGTGACAAGCGGCTCGATCCTCGACCCTGCCAACCTACTCGAACTCAATCCTCGGAGAAACGTCTCGATCCTGTAAACGATTGGTAGAGAGACGAAGAATCATCACAAACTACGGATGGCATGCGAGACAGCAGAGGTTAGACCTTGCACCGAAGGATGTCATTCGCGCCCTTCCCCGCCAGAGTTTACCCGGTAATGCGCCTCCCGCGCGGCTCACGCGGCGTTCAACAACGTCGAGATGG
This genomic window from Thermothelomyces thermophilus ATCC 42464 chromosome 1, complete sequence contains:
- a CDS encoding glycosyltransferase family 2 protein (CAZy_ID 267982), coding for MATLMDLMFPRLDFLWSTRFWAIFHTVLWLWRYVRLIVHCISHWAYKSKEPNWENPRYTSQDVTVVIPTIHNRPEELRPSLESILACKPAKLVLVTTWNKHEALSRVAATLRMPDPASPVEIEVLHVDKANKRLQVCKALEDDHVRTSITVMADDDVEWPSTLMPWLLAPFEDDRMGGVGTCQRVKRVVDGDIMTRIFNWLGAAYIERRNFEISATHNIDGGTSCMSGRTGAYRTEILKSYSFLDNFKNEKWGRYILNADDDNFVTRWLVAHQWETWIQYNSECEIETTLENSTKFLYQCSRWARSNWRSNWTSLVRERYVWTQQPWCTYALHLTTFTSLAFVVDPLLLFSCWWGTENWEPRNRHILLWAEIAFMFGFTKVVKLVGLFRKNPRDIVFLPVSIVFGYFHGLIKLWALFTLKKTSWGSREDGDEHNTFRLQEKPRPSQSMATPPYGPDLPKAIKYPRLSQPRRVAACSEKRKPIGCMSPAEAPYQQTAKLPVH